In a genomic window of Verrucomicrobiota bacterium:
- a CDS encoding DUF1553 domain-containing protein — MLSSYHAVLLASAIAGAAAAPARAAGRDSAGVEFFESRIRPLLIENCYECHSAAGGKVKGGLRLDTRDGVLKGGDSGAVILPGKPEQSRLIRAVRYADNDLQMPPKNKRLSTAQVADLETWVKMGAPDPRTGAAATSADHPPLSDPAKVKSHWAFQPVKDPPVPRVRNPQSAIRNPIDAFALAKLESRKLAPSPQADPRTLIRRLCFDLTGLPPTPAEVEEFVRESSQTRETPPVYAALVDRLLASPRYGERWARHWLDVARYADTKGYLAGDEQRRYAYAYTYRDWVIRAFNEDLPWDQFIIRQLAADLAIAESKVQGSNVQNPIAQRDLAALGFVTLGRRFLNNQEDIIDDRLDAMCRGFMGLTVACARCHDHKYDPIPAKDYYSLYGVFASCSEPREKPLLGIEPPGEARKAYLAEREKRERELADFREKELAKALADVRRRTGDYLLASHELKGSLPGRGDRALAERKLDGNTLRRWQSWLADAAKSHDPRFAPWMAFTHLPAEGFEAKAKELAAKFASNSDGEKPIHPLVAKMFAGEPPVSLRQVADRYARLLNECDAATPHADPAREQLREVLRAKGAPANVPDPENDSLLEGVRPRLRQLHAKVEEVDATHSGAPPRAMALQDNGSPFNPYVMVRGQQGNRGPEVPRQFLEVVAGPARKPFAQGSGRLEMAQAIANPRNPLTARVAVNRIWAWHFGQGLVRTPSDFGLRADPPSHPELLDWLASRFIESGWSVKQLHKLIVMSATYRQAGNDRADALAADPNNLLLWKFNRQRLDFEQMRDTLLAVAGTLDTTTGGQPVDLVKEPFATRRAVYGLIDRQNLPAMFRTFDFASPDTTSPQRFYTTVPQQALFMMNSPFVAQQAKAIVARPDFKSHPTDAMRARFLFQVCYQRPPLPDEAGWALDFIAAQDAPGRTSGDQPGSTRPSSLAPWAKLAQALLLSNELMFVD, encoded by the coding sequence ATGTTGTCCTCGTATCATGCTGTGCTGCTCGCGTCCGCGATTGCGGGCGCGGCAGCCGCGCCGGCGCGCGCGGCGGGCAGGGACTCCGCCGGGGTCGAGTTCTTCGAGTCGCGCATCCGGCCGTTGCTCATCGAGAATTGCTACGAGTGCCACAGCGCGGCGGGCGGCAAGGTGAAGGGCGGCCTGCGCCTCGACACGCGCGACGGCGTGCTCAAAGGCGGCGATTCCGGCGCCGTCATCCTGCCCGGCAAACCCGAGCAGAGCCGGCTCATCCGCGCCGTTCGCTACGCGGACAACGATCTGCAGATGCCGCCGAAGAACAAGCGGCTGTCGACTGCACAGGTCGCCGACCTCGAAACATGGGTGAAGATGGGCGCGCCCGACCCGCGAACGGGCGCGGCGGCAACCTCCGCGGATCACCCGCCCCTCTCCGACCCCGCGAAGGTGAAATCCCACTGGGCTTTTCAGCCGGTGAAAGACCCGCCCGTCCCCCGTGTCCGCAATCCGCAATCCGCAATCCGCAATCCCATCGATGCGTTCGCGCTCGCAAAGCTCGAATCGCGGAAACTTGCCCCTTCACCGCAGGCGGACCCGCGCACGCTGATCCGGCGGCTCTGCTTCGATCTCACGGGCCTGCCGCCAACGCCGGCAGAGGTGGAAGAGTTTGTCCGGGAGTCGAGTCAGACTCGTGAGACACCGCCGGTGTATGCGGCGCTTGTGGACCGCCTGCTCGCGTCGCCGCGTTACGGCGAGCGCTGGGCGCGGCACTGGCTTGATGTCGCGCGCTACGCCGACACGAAGGGCTACCTCGCGGGCGACGAGCAGCGCCGCTACGCCTACGCTTACACGTATCGGGACTGGGTCATCCGCGCGTTCAACGAGGACTTGCCGTGGGACCAGTTCATCATCCGGCAACTGGCGGCCGACTTGGCGATCGCGGAGTCCAAGGTCCAAGGGTCCAATGTCCAAAACCCGATCGCGCAGCGCGACCTTGCGGCGCTCGGGTTCGTCACGCTCGGGCGGCGCTTCCTCAACAACCAGGAGGACATCATTGACGACCGGCTCGACGCCATGTGCCGGGGTTTCATGGGCCTCACGGTCGCGTGCGCGCGCTGTCACGATCACAAATACGATCCGATTCCGGCGAAGGACTACTACTCGCTCTACGGCGTGTTCGCGAGTTGCAGCGAGCCCCGGGAGAAGCCGCTGCTCGGCATCGAGCCGCCCGGGGAGGCGCGCAAGGCATACCTCGCCGAACGCGAAAAGCGAGAACGGGAACTCGCCGACTTCCGCGAGAAGGAACTGGCAAAGGCGCTCGCCGACGTGCGCCGGCGCACGGGCGATTACCTGCTCGCGTCCCACGAATTGAAGGGTTCGCTCCCCGGGCGGGGCGACCGCGCACTCGCGGAGCGCAAGCTCGATGGCAACACGCTCCGGCGCTGGCAGTCGTGGCTCGCGGACGCCGCAAAGTCGCACGACCCGCGCTTCGCGCCGTGGATGGCGTTTACGCACCTGCCGGCGGAAGGCTTCGAGGCGAAGGCAAAGGAGCTCGCCGCGAAGTTTGCCTCGAACTCCGACGGGGAGAAACCGATTCATCCGCTCGTCGCGAAGATGTTCGCCGGCGAACCGCCGGTGTCGCTCCGGCAGGTCGCGGATCGATACGCCCGATTGCTCAATGAATGCGACGCCGCGACGCCGCACGCGGACCCTGCGCGCGAGCAGTTGCGCGAAGTGCTGCGCGCGAAAGGCGCGCCGGCCAACGTGCCCGACCCCGAAAACGATTCGCTGCTCGAAGGTGTGCGCCCGCGACTGCGGCAGTTGCACGCCAAGGTCGAGGAAGTGGACGCAACGCACTCCGGCGCGCCGCCGCGGGCGATGGCGCTGCAGGACAACGGCTCGCCGTTCAACCCGTATGTGATGGTGCGCGGACAGCAGGGCAATCGCGGGCCCGAGGTGCCGCGGCAGTTTCTCGAAGTTGTGGCGGGACCCGCGCGCAAGCCCTTCGCGCAAGGCAGCGGCCGGCTGGAAATGGCGCAGGCCATCGCAAACCCGCGGAATCCGCTCACGGCGCGCGTGGCGGTGAACCGCATTTGGGCGTGGCATTTCGGGCAGGGCCTCGTGCGCACGCCGAGCGACTTCGGCTTGCGGGCGGACCCGCCGTCGCATCCGGAGTTGCTCGACTGGCTCGCGTCACGGTTCATCGAGAGCGGCTGGTCGGTGAAGCAACTGCACAAACTGATCGTGATGTCCGCGACGTATCGGCAGGCGGGCAACGACCGGGCGGATGCGCTCGCCGCGGACCCGAACAACCTGCTGCTCTGGAAGTTCAACCGGCAGCGGCTGGACTTCGAGCAGATGCGCGACACGCTGCTCGCGGTAGCGGGCACGCTCGACACGACAACGGGTGGACAACCCGTCGACCTCGTGAAGGAGCCCTTCGCCACGCGCCGCGCCGTTTACGGACTGATCGACCGGCAGAACCTGCCCGCGATGTTTCGCACGTTCGACTTCGCGAGCCCGGACACCACGAGCCCGCAGCGCTTCTACACCACCGTGCCGCAACAGGCGCTTTTCATGATGAACAGCCCGTTCGTGGCGCAGCAGGCGAAGGCGATCGTGGCGCGTCCGGACTTCAAATCGCACCCGACCGATGCGATGCGCGCACGGTTTCTGTTTCAGGTCTGCTATCAGCGCCCGCCTTTGCCCGACGAAGCAGGGTGGGCGCTGGATTTCATCGCCGCGCAGGATGCTCCCGGACGCACAAGTGGAGACCAACCCGGCTCCACGCGCCCCTCATCGCTCGCGCCGTGGGCGAAGCTCGCGCAAGCGCTTCTGCTCTCGAACGAACTGATGTTCGTGGATTAA
- a CDS encoding rod shape-determining protein, giving the protein MLTQLKSLFSNDIGIDLGTANSLVFVRDQGIVLREPSVVAIQAGTTIVLAVGEEAKRMLGRTPGNIVAIRPMKDGVIADFEITEAMLRHFIQKVHHRKLIAPRVVVAVPSGITEVERRAVKDSAMHAGAREVYLIEQPMASAIGVGLPVHEPAGNMIVDIGGGTCEIAIISLAGIVFSRSLRVGGDEFDDTIIAHMKRTYNLMIGERTAEEIKIRVGSAAPLEQELTMDVKGRDLSAGLPKTITIRSEEIREALKEPLSQILESVRLTLERCPPELSADLIDRGIVLAGGGALLRSIDKLVSQDTGLPVHIADDPLTAVAEGTGRVLNELQFLKRVAQSGNS; this is encoded by the coding sequence ATGTTGACGCAACTTAAGAGCCTGTTTTCCAACGACATTGGCATAGATTTGGGGACTGCAAACTCCCTCGTCTTTGTCCGTGATCAGGGCATTGTGCTGCGTGAACCTTCGGTCGTCGCCATCCAAGCAGGGACGACCATCGTGCTGGCGGTGGGCGAGGAAGCCAAGCGGATGCTTGGCCGCACCCCCGGCAACATTGTCGCGATCCGCCCCATGAAAGACGGCGTGATCGCGGACTTCGAAATCACCGAGGCGATGCTTCGGCATTTCATCCAGAAGGTTCACCATCGAAAACTGATCGCCCCCCGTGTGGTGGTGGCGGTGCCCTCGGGTATCACTGAGGTGGAACGGCGGGCGGTCAAAGATTCCGCCATGCATGCGGGCGCGCGCGAGGTTTACCTCATCGAACAACCGATGGCCTCGGCCATCGGCGTCGGCCTGCCCGTGCATGAACCGGCCGGCAACATGATCGTGGACATCGGCGGCGGCACCTGCGAAATCGCGATCATCTCGCTCGCGGGCATCGTCTTCAGCCGCAGCCTCCGCGTGGGCGGGGATGAATTTGATGACACGATCATTGCGCACATGAAGCGCACGTATAACCTAATGATTGGCGAACGCACGGCGGAAGAAATCAAGATCCGGGTCGGATCGGCCGCCCCGCTGGAGCAGGAATTGACGATGGACGTGAAGGGCCGCGACTTGAGCGCGGGTCTTCCCAAAACCATCACGATCCGCTCCGAGGAAATTCGCGAAGCGCTCAAAGAGCCGCTGTCGCAGATTTTGGAGTCCGTCCGCCTCACCCTCGAACGCTGCCCGCCCGAACTCTCCGCGGACTTGATTGACCGCGGCATCGTCCTGGCTGGAGGCGGCGCGTTGTTGCGAAGCATCGACAAGCTCGTGTCGCAGGACACCGGGTTGCCCGTGCACATCGCCGATGACCCGCTGACCGCGGTGGCCGAAGGGACGGGGCGGGTCCTGAACGAACTGCAATTCCTCAAGCGGGTCGCGCAAAGCGGCAATTCCTGA